From the genome of Zalophus californianus isolate mZalCal1 chromosome 5, mZalCal1.pri.v2, whole genome shotgun sequence:
caggtttCTGGAAGAGCTCTCCTGGCTTGTGGCTGGCAATCCtttggctgtgtcctcacagggcgGACAGCAAGCTTggctctggggtctctttttaCTAGGACACTAATCCTGAAGGATCAGAACCCCAACCTATGGCCTCATTTATCCTTAATCCCTTCCTCAGAGGTCCCACCTTCAAGTATAGtcatgtgggggggaggggctgggactgTGACATactgttggaggaggtcatcaagaAGACGTGATGGCCAGTTGACCCAGGAGCTGGGCCCCATAAAAATTAATCTTAAgcggcgcctggatggttcagatggctaagcttctgccttcagctcaagtcatgatcccagagtcctgggatcaagtcccacattgggctccctgctcagtgcagagcctgcttctccctctccctccgtcattccctctgcttgtgctctctggctctatctctctgtcaaataataaaatcttttttaaaaaatgaaactgagaggagctaaaatcaagatgtcaatgggtaatgggtattaaggagggcacttgtgatgagcactggttgttatatgcaagtgatgaatcactaaattctactcctgaaattaatattacactatatgttaactaactggaatgcaaataaaaacttaaaaataaaataaaataataaaatgaaatagaggTGTCAGCaagattggttccttctgaaggctccaGGAGACGATCCACTTCTTTGTTTCTTCAGCTTTTGGAACCTGCCTGAATTCCTTATCTTGTGGCCCTTCTTGCATCTTTCTGGATCTtcacttcaatctctgcctccatcatccCAACTCCTTTTCTTCATTTGGCCTTGTCTCCTTCTTATAAGGTCTCCTGTGATTATATTGAGCCCATTTGGATAATCCAAGAAAATATTCTCATCTGAAGATCCTGAACTTCATCATACCAGCAAAGTGCCTTTTGCTATGCAAGGTAACACATTCACAGGCTCCGAGGTTCAGGATATAAACATCTTTGAGTACTGTTACTCTCCATTCCACAGGTCCTGACTCTTGTAACATAGGAAACATCAGAGTAGACAACAAGTATTTTCTACTGTAGcatgaaaacaaaattcatcaGGAAAAATACATGAGAGTAACATTAGTAAGTGTGAGAGAATGGGAATGGGCTGTTGAGACCTGTGTGTTTCCTCAGCTTGACACTGTGTCCATTCTGCTGCTCCATTTGTCTTCCTAATTCACTTTCCTTTTTCCACAGATGGTCCACAGTTAACCAGCATGGATCAGTTCATATCTGACTTCCTGGTAGGAAAGAATTTTCAACAATTGGCCACCAACTTTGTCCCTTACTACACCACATTAGTCAGTAAGGTAGGGGGGATCATCTCTCCAGAAAATCTTGATAGAATTCAAGGAGCCCTTAAAGAGGCCAAGCTAAAAGATGTGGCTGACATAATTGAGGAATTACTTATGGCAGCAGAGAATGCTCCCCTGGATGTGGCTGTGATTGGGGAATCTGGCACTGGGAAGTCCAGTTTCATCAATGCCCTGCGAGGACTTAGTTATGAAGAGGAGGGTTCTGCGAGTGTTGGCGTTGTGGAGACTACCATGAAGAAAACGCCCTATCAACATCCCAAATATCCTAATGTGACCTTCTGGGACCTGCCTGGAACTGGAACCCCCAATTTCCATCCACATGAATATCTAGAAATGGTGGAATTTGCTACCTAtgactttttcatcattatttcttCCTGTCGGTTTAGCCTCAATGATGCTTTGCTGGCCCAAAATATCAAGGAGATAGGCAAGAAGTTCTACTTTGTTAGAACCAAGGTGGACAATGATTTATataatgaagagaaaagcaaacccaCATCTTTCAAAAGGGAGAGAGTGCTTCAGCGGATACGTGACAACTGCCTGGCTAATCTCAGCCACATTGGAGTGCCTGAGCCATGCATCTTCTTGGTCTCCAACTTTGACCtggatgactttgatttcccAATACTGGAAGAGACTCTGCTGAAGGAGCTCCCTTTTCATAAGCGCTACACCTTTGTACTCCTGTTGCCCAATTTGTCTGATGCTTCCATTGAGGTGAAGAGAGCTTTCCTCAAGGAGAAGATCTGGCTGGATGCCCTGAAATCATCTGCTTTGAGCTTCATCCCCTTCATGGCCTGCTTTAATGGCTTTGATTTGCCCCAGCAGGAAAAGTGCTTGAACCTTTACCAGAGCCATTTTGGTTTGGATGAGAATTCAGTCAAAGAGACTGCAAAGAAACTGGGCATGTCTGTGGAGAAGATCAAGAGTTTCACCAAGTCCTTGAATTTCTGGTTACTTGTGAAGGATGAAAGCATAGCAGCCAGGGCCATGAAGTGTGTTGAATGCTATTGCTCAGTAAATGGAAGCCTGCCATCCACTGCCTTCCAGTTTTTGAAAACCTACTTTCTACATTTGAAATTCATCAATACAGTCGCTGATGATGCTAAAATTCTCTTGCATAAGACTTTAGAGAGCATAAGTCTTAGAAGATGCCAGAGAGATGGGTCAGACTGCCTAACTGAATAACAAATGGGCCTCAGGTCTTGGGTTCTGTAGGTGGGAGTGGAGTCCTCTTCCACACACCACCAAGACCAGATCTTTCCTAAGGTAACGAGAGTGTCTCCCCATTGGACAAAAGCATTGCTCCATATTGATACTCCACTGCTATGCAAAAGGGACCATGACTTCTTTCTTAGGCTATTTTGCTGAAATTATGACAGAAATGCACCCCATAGTTTTCATTAATCTCCATGTGTTATAAGGTAGCTTACACTTGCTTCTTTTACTCAGTTAATAAACATTTGGTACAATCAATataactgtcatttttttttatgaatgatTTTCCCCAAGCCTCATATCAATACCCTCCTCACAAAACCAAGGGAAATGCACAAGTCAGGGAAATATCTAAGTGAATACTGTAGTGTGTAGTAGGGCACcccagcagggaggaggaagtTGAAAGAGGATTAGGGAAATGTTCTGGGATGTCATATTTTCAGGtactac
Proteins encoded in this window:
- the LOC113929368 gene encoding T-cell-specific guanine nucleotide triphosphate-binding protein 2-like, with the protein product MDQFISDFLVGKNFQQLATNFVPYYTTLVSKVGGIISPENLDRIQGALKEAKLKDVADIIEELLMAAENAPLDVAVIGESGTGKSSFINALRGLSYEEEGSASVGVVETTMKKTPYQHPKYPNVTFWDLPGTGTPNFHPHEYLEMVEFATYDFFIIISSCRFSLNDALLAQNIKEIGKKFYFVRTKVDNDLYNEEKSKPTSFKRERVLQRIRDNCLANLSHIGVPEPCIFLVSNFDLDDFDFPILEETLLKELPFHKRYTFVLLLPNLSDASIEVKRAFLKEKIWLDALKSSALSFIPFMACFNGFDLPQQEKCLNLYQSHFGLDENSVKETAKKLGMSVEKIKSFTKSLNFWLLVKDESIAARAMKCVECYCSVNGSLPSTAFQFLKTYFLHLKFINTVADDAKILLHKTLESISLRRCQRDGSDCLTE